Proteins co-encoded in one Desulfatiglans sp. genomic window:
- a CDS encoding SDR family oxidoreductase, giving the protein MKLKGKTALVTGGGSGIGTAIASGLIKEGAKVCITGRSRDKLEKVAAGFPKDQIAVCAGSVTSLDDIQKMMDVTIKLGGRIDVLVNNAGIDPGGTVVDLDPKLWQDVMDTNLTGPFLTMKKVIPHMIANGGGSIINIASLGGTVALPGMAPYCTTKAGLIMLTKQVALDYGPQKIRVNVVCPGATRTKMLEDSLQGLANAMNTDLDGAFAVMSKPLPLRRVAKPEEMCGICNFLAGDESSFMTAATILVDGGASVVDVSGAALSNVGVNWGA; this is encoded by the coding sequence ATGAAACTCAAAGGAAAAACAGCACTTGTAACAGGAGGAGGCTCCGGTATCGGGACAGCCATAGCCAGTGGATTAATCAAAGAGGGCGCAAAGGTCTGCATTACAGGAAGGAGCAGGGATAAGCTTGAAAAGGTGGCAGCAGGGTTCCCAAAGGACCAGATTGCTGTATGCGCGGGGAGTGTAACCAGCCTTGATGATATCCAGAAGATGATGGATGTAACCATAAAATTAGGCGGAAGGATAGATGTGCTGGTAAATAACGCAGGTATTGATCCGGGCGGAACAGTAGTGGACCTAGATCCAAAACTGTGGCAGGATGTAATGGATACAAACCTGACAGGCCCATTTTTGACCATGAAAAAGGTTATCCCGCACATGATAGCTAATGGCGGCGGCTCCATAATAAACATTGCATCCCTTGGCGGCACTGTTGCCCTGCCCGGAATGGCCCCATACTGCACTACAAAGGCCGGCCTTATCATGCTTACCAAACAGGTTGCCCTTGATTACGGCCCGCAAAAGATCAGGGTAAATGTTGTATGCCCGGGCGCAACCAGGACTAAGATGCTGGAAGACTCTCTCCAGGGGCTTGCAAATGCCATGAACACCGATCTGGACGGAGCATTTGCAGTTATGTCAAAACCACTTCCCTTAAGAAGGGTGGCAAAACCCGAGGAGATGTGCGGTATTTGCAACTTCCTGGCAGGCGATGAGTCATCATTTATGACAGCCGCAACAATACTGGTTGATGGTGGCGCATCTGTTGTTGATGTCTCCGGCGCAGCCTTAAGTAATGTCGGGGTTAACTGGGGGGCATAA